A single genomic interval of bacterium harbors:
- a CDS encoding glycoside hydrolase family 1 protein gives MKQKKIIRVILFLITYTYQFFAIEHPNITFQKKFEAKWKQLTDEVEISPVKAANRLKNALKSDTNTNKSDQKPFLLGLSSSAYQFEGGIGEESSFHRFASNKGLALPGNACNFWTDYPYMIKQMKEECKINSYRMSISWERIQKTADSWDHEAIEHYKKIIQELKAHQIEPLVVFHHYTIPTWFEDLGGFEKEENIHYFVDFAVTMYEALAEDVTYWSTFNAIEGYAFKGYFTLDGAPGKEKSMQKTAEVMLNMLKAHMQIYKRIKGDKGAWQTLQKQEPDTVFPEPLIGIQKNVIFLDIAYDTLLQRLKAPLTGLLCRMGDKLQNDGFYGFFTKGIFSIYVPFYVSVSYQDKDAPSAIDWIGVNTYANQKREMMQVIKDKELLMTTQNENYRFYPQGLYRAVKEVEERLNEKRSRCIKPLKKLPLWITENGIAAHTDEQRTSFFQQTLFGVTKLVEEGYNIIGYTPWASYDNYEWGAPLGDKPYGMFSYNFETKETKLKEGSRYFAEFTKEFNKIDSKPQAGLLQSIMNFIPSWEKPSEELLKLPEE, from the coding sequence ATGAAGCAAAAGAAAATAATACGGGTTATACTCTTTTTAATCACCTATACGTATCAATTTTTTGCAATTGAACATCCTAACATAACGTTTCAAAAAAAATTCGAAGCAAAGTGGAAACAACTCACCGATGAGGTTGAAATATCGCCAGTCAAAGCTGCTAATCGCTTGAAAAATGCTTTAAAATCAGACACAAACACGAATAAGAGCGATCAGAAGCCTTTTTTGCTTGGACTCTCCTCATCGGCTTATCAGTTTGAAGGGGGAATTGGAGAAGAATCCTCATTTCATAGATTTGCTTCAAACAAAGGCCTCGCATTACCTGGCAATGCTTGTAATTTTTGGACTGATTATCCGTACATGATTAAACAGATGAAAGAGGAATGCAAGATCAATAGTTATCGAATGTCAATCTCATGGGAACGAATCCAAAAAACAGCTGATTCATGGGACCATGAGGCTATTGAACATTATAAAAAAATTATTCAAGAACTGAAAGCACACCAGATCGAACCTCTTGTTGTGTTTCATCATTATACGATTCCAACCTGGTTTGAAGATCTTGGTGGGTTTGAAAAAGAGGAAAACATACACTATTTTGTTGACTTTGCAGTAACGATGTATGAAGCATTGGCGGAAGATGTGACCTACTGGTCAACATTTAATGCAATTGAAGGCTATGCATTCAAAGGCTATTTCACGTTAGATGGCGCTCCTGGAAAAGAAAAAAGTATGCAAAAGACAGCAGAAGTCATGTTAAACATGCTCAAGGCACATATGCAGATTTATAAACGCATCAAAGGTGACAAGGGAGCATGGCAAACATTACAAAAACAGGAACCTGACACGGTTTTTCCAGAACCACTGATTGGTATTCAAAAAAATGTTATATTTTTAGATATCGCCTACGATACTTTGTTACAACGTTTGAAAGCCCCACTTACTGGACTTTTGTGTCGCATGGGTGACAAGTTGCAAAATGATGGATTTTATGGATTCTTTACCAAAGGTATCTTTTCTATTTATGTACCTTTTTACGTTTCAGTTTCATATCAAGACAAAGATGCTCCTTCTGCAATCGACTGGATCGGCGTCAACACCTACGCAAACCAAAAACGTGAAATGATGCAGGTCATCAAAGATAAAGAGCTTTTAATGACGACGCAAAATGAAAACTATCGGTTTTATCCACAAGGCCTGTATCGGGCTGTCAAAGAGGTGGAGGAACGATTAAATGAAAAAAGAAGCAGATGTATAAAACCACTCAAAAAATTGCCACTATGGATCACCGAAAATGGTATCGCGGCACATACTGACGAACAACGCACGAGCTTTTTTCAGCAAACACTGTTTGGAGTTACAAAACTGGTCGAAGAAGGCTACAATATTATCGGCTATACACCGTGGGCAAGTTACGACAACTATGAATGGGGTGCGCCGCTTGGCGATAAGCCATACGGCATGTTTAGTTATAACTTTGAAACCAAAGAAACAAAACTAAAAGAAGGTTCACGGTATTTTGCCGAATTTACAAAAGAGTTCAACAAAATAGACTCTAAACCACAAGCAGGGCTGTTGCAAAGTATCATGAATTTCATTCCATCATGGGAAAAGCCGTCCGAAGAACTATTAAAGCTTCCAGAAGAATAA
- the ychF gene encoding redox-regulated ATPase YchF — protein MAIKAGLVGLPNVGKSTLFNALTKSSAPAENYPFCTIDPHVAITNVPDERAHKLKAIYKSQEIIPATVTFVDIAGLVKGAASGEGLGNQFLSHIREVDLIIHVLRCFEDPNIVIHTGETIDPLDDLNVIQHELMLKDLESIEKRLAKIEQTIKKTSLAQEKKLLEQEKELLNTSLNLINAMDSDGIKKLFATNTIATIPLLSAKRSLIVANVGENELDAESLSKNEAYQSLIKKFGTEYVVPICAKIEAELTQMTEEEAQEIMGLLGMEKSGLDRIIQQTYKMLNLISFFTCGPKEIHVWPIKKGITIRQASGEIHSDLEKGFICAEIFNAQDLIQLQSLVKTKEEGKIRTEGQQYIVQDGDIVEIKFNV, from the coding sequence ATGGCAATCAAAGCTGGATTAGTCGGCCTTCCCAATGTGGGCAAATCAACACTTTTTAATGCGCTTACCAAGTCAAGCGCGCCAGCAGAAAACTATCCCTTCTGCACCATCGATCCACACGTGGCGATCACCAATGTTCCCGATGAGCGCGCACATAAACTTAAAGCAATCTATAAATCGCAGGAGATCATTCCTGCAACGGTCACCTTTGTCGATATCGCAGGTCTTGTCAAAGGAGCAGCATCGGGCGAAGGACTGGGAAACCAGTTTCTAAGCCACATCCGTGAAGTTGATCTGATCATTCATGTATTGCGCTGCTTTGAAGATCCAAACATCGTCATTCACACCGGCGAAACAATAGATCCACTCGATGATTTAAACGTCATTCAGCATGAACTAATGCTCAAAGACCTTGAAAGCATCGAAAAACGGCTTGCAAAAATCGAACAGACAATCAAAAAAACATCACTTGCACAAGAAAAAAAACTGCTTGAGCAGGAAAAAGAGCTACTCAACACATCATTAAATCTCATCAATGCAATGGACAGCGACGGCATCAAAAAACTGTTTGCAACAAATACCATTGCAACCATACCACTTTTGTCGGCAAAACGCTCATTAATCGTTGCAAATGTGGGCGAAAATGAGCTTGACGCCGAAAGCCTTTCAAAAAATGAAGCATATCAATCGCTGATCAAAAAATTCGGGACCGAATATGTCGTGCCAATCTGTGCAAAAATCGAAGCAGAGCTCACTCAAATGACTGAAGAGGAAGCCCAAGAGATCATGGGACTGCTAGGCATGGAAAAAAGTGGCCTTGACCGCATCATTCAACAGACCTACAAAATGCTCAACCTCATCTCATTTTTCACCTGCGGACCAAAAGAGATCCACGTCTGGCCTATCAAAAAAGGCATCACCATTCGACAAGCAAGTGGAGAAATTCATTCAGACCTTGAAAAAGGGTTCATCTGCGCAGAGATTTTTAATGCTCAGGACCTCATTCAGCTTCAATCGCTGGTAAAAACAAAAGAGGAAGGCAAAATCAGAACCGAAGGACAACAGTACATCGTCCAGGACGGCGATATTGTTGAAATCAAGTTTAACGTTTAA
- the pheS gene encoding phenylalanine--tRNA ligase subunit alpha, whose translation MDNLKTTTREIEEKLHIELAAVTTVEMIEHIHTQFLGRKGLVGQLNEQLKNCTVEQKRVFGPLIQQLRLQAEMAINQKRELIQTAERQNAVEKNRYFDVTLERNEGRLAGSLHPITLAQQEIEDIFAQLGFLIERGPEVETDFYNFEALNIDKDHPARDAHDTFWLNLPNRLLRTHTSNAQIHTMTKQKPPLAIVSTGRVFRNEATDASHDFQFFQCEALLIDQQVSVANLLYIIRHMLRSFFQHDALEIRVRPGYFPFVEPGLEVDASCPFCKDGCSVCKKTGWIELGGAGLVHPNVLRACSIDPEAYSGCAFGFGLSRLVMLKYGINDVRYLHSPKIEILSQCNRLIL comes from the coding sequence ATGGATAATTTAAAAACGACTACTCGTGAAATTGAAGAAAAATTACATATCGAACTTGCTGCAGTAACGACTGTTGAGATGATTGAGCATATTCATACTCAGTTTTTAGGGCGCAAGGGCCTTGTTGGCCAACTGAATGAGCAGTTAAAAAACTGTACCGTTGAACAAAAAAGGGTTTTTGGACCTTTGATTCAGCAGCTGCGTCTGCAAGCAGAAATGGCTATCAATCAGAAAAGAGAATTAATACAAACGGCTGAACGTCAGAATGCGGTTGAAAAAAATCGATATTTCGATGTTACGCTTGAAAGGAATGAGGGGCGCCTTGCAGGGTCTTTGCATCCTATTACGCTTGCACAACAGGAAATTGAAGATATTTTTGCGCAGTTGGGATTTTTGATAGAGCGTGGTCCAGAGGTTGAGACCGATTTTTATAATTTTGAAGCATTGAATATCGACAAAGACCATCCTGCACGTGATGCGCATGATACATTCTGGCTTAACCTTCCTAACAGGCTACTCAGAACACATACATCAAATGCACAAATACATACCATGACAAAACAAAAACCGCCACTGGCAATCGTTTCTACTGGCAGAGTATTTCGAAACGAGGCGACCGATGCCTCTCATGACTTTCAGTTTTTTCAATGCGAGGCCCTTTTAATTGACCAGCAGGTCTCTGTCGCAAATCTTTTATATATTATCAGACATATGCTCAGGTCGTTTTTTCAGCATGATGCGTTGGAAATTAGGGTGCGTCCCGGATACTTTCCTTTTGTTGAACCTGGTCTTGAAGTTGATGCGTCATGTCCCTTTTGTAAAGATGGCTGCTCGGTGTGTAAAAAAACAGGCTGGATCGAACTTGGCGGTGCAGGGCTTGTCCATCCAAACGTATTACGTGCTTGTAGTATTGATCCAGAAGCATATTCTGGGTGTGCGTTCGGATTTGGGCTTTCACGGCTTGTCATGCTGAAATATGGAATAAACGATGTGCGTTACTTGCATTCACCAAAAATAGAGATTTTATCACAATGTAACCGACTGATTTTATAA
- the rpmH gene encoding 50S ribosomal protein L34, with protein sequence MSVTLFRKSLKKRLRKHGFLVRMKTRDGRKIIARRRASGRKSLAVQSY encoded by the coding sequence ATGTCAGTTACACTATTCAGAAAAAGTTTAAAAAAAAGATTAAGAAAACATGGGTTTTTAGTACGAATGAAAACCAGAGATGGCCGCAAGATTATTGCACGCCGAAGAGCATCTGGACGAAAAAGTCTTGCTGTACAATCATACTAA
- a CDS encoding UTP--glucose-1-phosphate uridylyltransferase → MDCIIPAAGMGTRFLPFSKVVPKELLPLFGTPAIDFILQELDVNGIHRVNLIISEEKKLLFEYFQTNTHLNNFLKTHHKAALLDIVTQFHNQFSLRFPVQKEALGLGHAILQAESTAEVVSVVLPDELLFSGIGQPSLLLSRMLEIQKKYDAHVIAVQKVHPAHANRYGMIGYTPLSDTIFKVTDLVEKPSIDQAPSDYAIIGRYVLKDSIFNALKQIKPGIGGEIQLTDGLKHLLEQKEKIIGLVFEEKRFDIGIPEGWFDCLSYIQSSKTIT, encoded by the coding sequence ATGGACTGTATTATTCCGGCAGCAGGTATGGGAACACGCTTTCTGCCGTTTAGCAAGGTGGTGCCGAAAGAGCTTCTGCCTCTTTTTGGAACACCTGCAATTGACTTTATTTTACAAGAGCTTGACGTAAATGGTATTCATAGGGTAAACCTGATTATCAGCGAAGAAAAAAAGTTACTATTTGAATATTTTCAAACAAACACACATCTGAATAATTTTTTAAAAACACATCACAAAGCTGCCTTGCTCGATATTGTAACACAGTTTCATAATCAGTTTTCTCTTCGGTTTCCCGTTCAGAAAGAAGCATTGGGGCTTGGGCATGCGATTTTACAGGCAGAAAGTACAGCGGAGGTCGTATCTGTTGTATTGCCAGATGAGCTGCTTTTTTCAGGAATTGGTCAGCCTTCATTGCTTTTGAGCAGGATGCTTGAAATACAAAAAAAGTATGATGCTCACGTGATAGCTGTACAAAAAGTTCACCCTGCGCATGCAAATCGATATGGAATGATTGGTTATACACCTCTGTCTGATACCATCTTCAAAGTTACCGATCTAGTTGAAAAGCCATCGATAGACCAGGCTCCGTCAGATTATGCGATTATCGGTCGCTATGTATTAAAAGATTCAATATTTAATGCTTTAAAACAGATTAAGCCGGGTATCGGCGGCGAAATTCAGCTGACCGATGGCTTAAAACATCTTCTTGAGCAGAAAGAAAAGATTATTGGACTCGTTTTTGAGGAAAAGCGATTTGACATTGGAATTCCAGAAGGTTGGTTTGATTGTCTTTCATATATACAATCATCAAAAACAATAACTTGA
- a CDS encoding ribonuclease P protein component, which yields MPACSITKLSRREIEHAFSQAIKVESNIYFTMLRADPLFEYKEGKILILIPKKVGSAPQRNKLRRRIKEIARKAELEKKVYVWIIIARKENRNFEFQRLREFILRGLSKK from the coding sequence ATGCCTGCATGTAGCATCACCAAACTAAGCCGCCGTGAAATTGAACATGCTTTTTCACAGGCAATAAAAGTTGAAAGCAATATCTATTTTACCATGCTACGTGCAGATCCTTTGTTTGAGTACAAAGAAGGAAAAATTCTTATTCTCATTCCCAAAAAAGTGGGTTCGGCTCCACAAAGGAATAAATTACGCAGACGGATCAAGGAAATAGCCAGAAAAGCGGAACTTGAAAAAAAAGTATATGTATGGATTATCATTGCAAGAAAAGAGAACAGAAATTTCGAATTTCAAAGACTCAGAGAGTTCATCTTACGTGGATTATCAAAAAAATAA
- the yidD gene encoding membrane protein insertion efficiency factor YidD produces the protein MDYHCKKREQKFRISKTQRVHLTWIIKKIIAIFIITVRPLLGPAQCKFQVSCTRFALKTIEQENLVHAFFLIIKRLCYCSPFPFTKNPPKYLQ, from the coding sequence ATGGATTATCATTGCAAGAAAAGAGAACAGAAATTTCGAATTTCAAAGACTCAGAGAGTTCATCTTACGTGGATTATCAAAAAAATAATAGCTATCTTTATTATCACTGTTCGACCATTACTCGGACCAGCTCAATGCAAATTTCAGGTAAGTTGCACACGGTTTGCGCTTAAAACCATTGAACAGGAGAATCTGGTCCATGCCTTTTTTTTAATTATCAAAAGGCTGTGCTACTGCAGCCCTTTTCCTTTTACAAAAAATCCACCCAAATATCTCCAATAA